Sequence from the Magnetococcales bacterium genome:
CAGGGCGGCGGCGATGGTTCCGGAAATGCGGTCGGCGGCCAGTTTGAGGGGATCGGCGGACAGGTGGGCGTACCGCTGCGTCGTGCTGGCTTGGGTATGGCCCAGCAGCGCCCCAATGATGGGAAGCCCCATTCCGGACGTGACGCCCACCGACGCGAACCCGTGGCGCGTGTCATGAATCCGAACGTCGGAGAGTCCGGCCCGATCCCGAATCTTGAGCCAGACGCGGGGGAGCCCCACCAGGGGTTGACCGGGGATGGAACCGGGAAAAACGAAGGGTTCCCCGTGAATCCGGGGGAGCCCCGCCAGGAGTTCCAGCGCCGCCGCCCCAAGGTGAACCGCCTTCGCCCCGGTCTTGGAGTCCGGCAGCCGCAAGCATGACCGCTCGAAGTCCACATGGGACCATTGCAGGGTCAGCACCTCGCCCCGGCGCATCCCGGTCAGCAGCAGCAACCGAAGGGCGGCGATGGCGGTTGGATTCACTCCCTCCTGTTCCGCCTCCCGCAGCGCCTCCCCCAGCCGGGCGAGTTCTTCCCCGGAAAGGAAGCGTTCCCGTTTTTGCTCGGGATACTTTTTCAACCCGTGGGCGGGATTGTTGGCCCGCAATCCGCGTTCAATGGCGAAGGTGAACACCCCTCCCAGCAGTGCAACAACCCGGTTCGCCGTCACCTTGCCCCCGGTCACGATGGCGCGGCCACGGGGTCCGGTCTTTTCATCCACGGCGGTCTTACCTTCGGCGATGGCCACCATGAGGCGTTGAATGTCCGCCTTGGTCACTTGATCGGCTCGTTTCGAGCCCAACAATGGCTTGACGTGGCGGGCGACATATCCGCGCTCTATGGCCACGGTGGACGCCTTTTGGTCCGCCACCCCCTCTTGCAAAAAAGTGTCGCAGAGTTCCGCCATGGTGGGGGAGTTTTTGGCTTGCGCTTTGTCGGCGGCGGGGTCGCCTCCCTCGGCCACAATCCCCAGCAGACGGACGGCCTCTTGCCGGGCAAGGTCTACCGTCCAAGGGGAGCCATACACGCCGATGGTGACGCGCTTCTTCTGGTTGGTGGCGCGGT
This genomic interval carries:
- a CDS encoding site-specific integrase, which encodes MAVKLTKRMLDATVSGEQDAYLFDSEVTGFGVKITPTGRKVFICQYRATNQKKRVTIGVYGSPWTVDLARQEAVRLLGIVAEGGDPAADKAQAKNSPTMAELCDTFLQEGVADQKASTVAIERGYVARHVKPLLGSKRADQVTKADIQRLMVAIAEGKTAVDEKTGPRGRAIVTGGKVTANRVVALLGGVFTFAIERGLRANNPAHGLKKYPEQKRERFLSGEELARLGEALREAEQEGVNPTAIAALRLLLLTGMRRGEVLTLQWSHVDFERSCLRLPDSKTGAKAVHLGAAALELLAGLPRIHGEPFVFPGSIPGQPLVGLPRVWLKIRDRAGLSDVRIHDTRHGFASVGVTSGMGLPIIGALLGHTQASTTQRYAHLSADPLKLAADRISGTIAAALNGDKAEVIPLKKVR